In a genomic window of Patescibacteria group bacterium:
- a CDS encoding glycosyltransferase family 2 protein, with protein MKLSIVVPVYNEEKTLKRLISKIQAVNFVDKEVILINDCSKDKSADILKQYASKKGFIVLSHGKNKGKGGALKTGFEHASGDYVIVQDADLEYNPQDYKILLNELKNGKFKVVYGSRFMGQYKDMSNLHYIGNKVLTLVTNILYGQSLTDMETCYKLIPIEVIKEVDIKSKRFNFEPEITAKILKMGYKIKEVPISYFGRTHSEGKHITWQDGFSALWTLIKFRFTN; from the coding sequence ATGAAACTTTCGATTGTGGTTCCGGTTTATAACGAGGAAAAAACATTAAAGAGGTTAATTTCAAAAATACAAGCAGTTAACTTTGTTGATAAAGAAGTAATACTTATCAACGATTGTTCCAAGGATAAAAGCGCTGATATATTAAAACAGTACGCCAGTAAAAAAGGTTTTATAGTATTAAGTCACGGTAAAAATAAAGGGAAGGGTGGTGCTTTAAAAACTGGTTTCGAACATGCTTCCGGTGACTATGTTATTGTTCAAGACGCTGATTTGGAATATAACCCTCAAGACTACAAAATTCTTCTTAACGAGTTAAAGAACGGTAAATTTAAGGTTGTCTATGGTTCTAGATTTATGGGTCAGTATAAAGATATGTCAAATTTGCATTATATTGGAAACAAAGTTTTAACCCTTGTTACAAATATTCTATATGGGCAATCTTTGACCGATATGGAGACTTGTTATAAGTTGATTCCGATTGAGGTTATAAAAGAGGTCGATATAAAATCCAAGAGGTTTAATTTTGAACCCGAAATTACCGCCAAAATTCTAAAAATGGGCTACAAAATTAAAGAAGTTCCCATTTCATATTTTGGTAGAACACACAGTGAGGGTAAACACATCACCTGGCAAGACGGATTTTCGGCACTTTGGACATTGATTAAATTTAGATTTACAAATTAA
- a CDS encoding glycosyltransferase family 4 protein produces MSFRIARIIYDWPKPWDGLAPAPYYLTKHQKLLGNSLTVFCGRWNKSGGPEKISGVSIISFPREPVEGVMLLTTAPLMSLYFLFWRVFNKVDIYHVHGHFGLYIYLYKFLFGWLDKTPLVAHFHNTTAGRIAITNGESVNKDGFFVKNIAILLSLISDKLAVKVARACIFVSKQNIDEAIKYYHVPREKCFLVESGVATEVFDNKIQKGDKKQILYVGALNSRKNVESLVASLQYLPDLYNLKIIGRGFESFVNKIKEIAKDTGVLERVIFEGYIENAHLPKYYAESAIFVIPSLYEGLPKVVLEALASGIPVLASGFSIKSPISGLFFIDNPTPRKIASNILKIVQSNVKVDSNYIEKYYSWKAKAQEIQKIYEHLVEN; encoded by the coding sequence ATGAGTTTTAGAATAGCAAGAATTATCTATGATTGGCCAAAGCCTTGGGATGGGTTGGCACCAGCACCATACTATCTAACAAAACATCAAAAGCTTTTGGGTAATTCTCTGACCGTTTTTTGCGGTCGTTGGAATAAATCCGGCGGTCCCGAAAAAATCTCCGGTGTTAGCATAATCTCTTTTCCTCGCGAGCCTGTAGAAGGCGTTATGCTGCTTACCACAGCGCCTTTAATGTCCTTATATTTTTTGTTTTGGAGAGTATTTAACAAAGTTGACATTTATCATGTCCATGGGCATTTTGGTTTGTATATCTATCTTTACAAATTCCTTTTTGGTTGGTTGGATAAAACTCCTCTTGTGGCTCATTTTCATAACACTACTGCGGGAAGAATTGCAATTACCAATGGGGAATCTGTAAACAAAGACGGTTTTTTCGTTAAAAACATTGCAATACTTTTGTCTTTAATCTCCGATAAACTAGCGGTCAAAGTGGCAAGAGCGTGTATTTTTGTAAGCAAACAAAATATCGATGAAGCGATTAAATATTATCATGTTCCTCGGGAAAAATGTTTTTTGGTAGAAAGTGGCGTGGCAACAGAGGTGTTTGATAACAAGATTCAGAAAGGCGATAAAAAGCAAATACTTTATGTAGGAGCTTTAAATTCCAGAAAAAATGTAGAATCCTTGGTTGCTTCTTTGCAGTATCTTCCCGATTTGTACAATCTGAAGATTATTGGAAGAGGCTTCGAAAGTTTCGTTAACAAGATAAAAGAAATCGCAAAAGACACAGGGGTTTTAGAGAGAGTTATTTTTGAAGGATACATAGAAAATGCTCATTTGCCAAAATACTACGCGGAATCTGCCATTTTCGTCATCCCGTCGCTCTATGAGGGTCTTCCCAAAGTAGTTTTAGAGGCGTTGGCATCGGGAATTCCGGTACTGGCGTCGGGGTTTAGTATTAAATCTCCAATCAGCGGCCTGTTTTTTATAGATAACCCCACGCCACGAAAAATTGCAAGCAATATTTTAAAAATAGTGCAATCTAATGTCAAAGTTGATAGTAACTATATCGAAAAATATTATAGCTGGAAGGCAAAGGCGCAAGAAATTCAAAAAATCTATGAGCATCTTGTCGAAAATTAA
- a CDS encoding glycosyltransferase family 39 protein → MKINLLVPIIVLAFLVRVVGINFGLPLELHPDEGKIIYPANSMSVNFVESLQGRGDNAFFNPHIFYYGGVNFFILTSTIKLVSFVGRNFSVFNLVSLSPIFLLARFITVLFATATVYFVYRLGRDSFGEKVGLLSALVLAFFPTHVINSHYFSPDIIATFFGVASIYFLSRRKLLASSIMVGLGIGTKYYPAILAVFLGLGILIFLKGSLKSRLTKLLKYTVCAIVVFIITNPHVILNFPEFALDIKNQFARNGGGILGSVSPRFFYLLVNNDSSSMGRFLGNSLFFDLGPLALLVVFIAVFYPWFHKNAFAKYLSGFVICYFCFVSASISKEMRWLMFEIPMIAILVGYFFSSLKSKKTALVIGFLFLLFPIYKSVTVSLSFAKGDTRPTIVTWVEENIPQSSTILSDPILVARSPFDDEKYQVFEVPHAKYNVNEAYENESTPNLDIIPKPLYVVTSSKFIDYYNSSDFRALFPTASQKWIDYYKSIESFTKQIKCIRTNEDGLINFTGPDICIYLMER, encoded by the coding sequence ATGAAAATAAATCTTCTTGTACCTATTATAGTTTTGGCTTTTTTGGTTCGCGTTGTGGGAATTAATTTTGGTTTGCCTTTAGAACTTCATCCCGACGAGGGAAAAATTATCTACCCCGCGAACTCTATGTCAGTTAATTTCGTGGAATCTTTGCAGGGGAGGGGAGACAATGCTTTTTTTAATCCTCACATCTTTTATTACGGAGGGGTTAATTTTTTTATTCTGACCAGTACAATTAAGTTAGTATCTTTCGTGGGTCGTAATTTTAGTGTTTTTAATCTTGTATCGTTGTCTCCAATTTTTCTTTTGGCAAGATTTATCACCGTGTTGTTTGCTACGGCTACAGTATATTTTGTTTACAGATTAGGTAGAGATTCATTTGGAGAGAAGGTTGGTTTACTTTCCGCTCTTGTTCTAGCTTTTTTTCCAACCCATGTTATCAATTCGCACTATTTTTCTCCAGATATTATTGCGACATTTTTTGGAGTAGCCTCTATCTACTTTCTTTCGAGAAGGAAACTTCTCGCATCTTCAATTATGGTAGGTCTTGGGATTGGGACAAAATATTATCCTGCAATACTTGCAGTATTTCTGGGTCTGGGGATTTTAATATTTCTCAAAGGTAGTCTAAAATCACGTCTAACAAAGTTACTAAAATATACTGTCTGCGCAATCGTTGTTTTTATAATCACCAACCCCCATGTAATTTTAAATTTTCCTGAATTTGCTCTAGACATAAAAAATCAATTTGCTCGAAATGGCGGGGGGATATTAGGTTCGGTTAGCCCTAGGTTCTTTTATCTTCTTGTCAATAATGACAGCTCCTCCATGGGTCGTTTCCTTGGAAACAGCTTATTTTTTGATTTGGGTCCTTTAGCACTGTTAGTGGTCTTTATTGCAGTATTTTATCCATGGTTCCACAAAAATGCCTTTGCAAAATATTTATCAGGCTTTGTTATTTGTTATTTTTGTTTTGTATCAGCTTCTATTTCTAAAGAAATGCGATGGTTAATGTTTGAAATACCAATGATTGCTATACTGGTTGGGTACTTTTTCTCCAGCCTAAAATCTAAAAAAACAGCTCTAGTAATTGGTTTTCTATTTCTGCTTTTTCCAATCTATAAATCGGTAACTGTGTCCCTATCTTTTGCTAAAGGAGACACGAGACCAACAATTGTTACTTGGGTCGAAGAAAATATACCCCAAAGTTCCACAATCTTATCCGACCCTATACTTGTTGCTCGAAGTCCTTTTGACGATGAAAAATACCAAGTATTTGAGGTACCCCATGCAAAATATAATGTGAATGAGGCTTATGAGAACGAATCCACCCCCAATTTAGATATTATCCCAAAACCCCTGTATGTGGTAACTAGTAGCAAATTTATTGATTATTACAATTCTTCTGATTTTAGAGCGCTATTTCCGACTGCTTCACAAAAATGGATTGATTATTACAAGAGTATCGAGTCGTTTACTAAGCAAATTAAATGTATCAGAACTAACGAAGATGGTCTAATCAACTTTACGGGACCGGATATTTGCATATATTTGATGGAAAGGTAA
- a CDS encoding glycosyltransferase family 39 protein, producing the protein MKLSKKQLILVGSFLFFYFVIKVALYFLNPTEVGDSYRFLKAGLSLSSFSYPLNEKRLPLFPWFLSLGVNKFVSNEIKFFDPIWWGRFVATVFCLGSLLLTFKISLRLFNNFRIAFFTLLLTALSPIFFYGTSRVLAEGQFAFFLLLFLYLYLLKKKYLVLGLVAGLCFLTRYEGALLIFAFGLDALIAKKFRNFGLLVLGFTLVASPVIVRNILIFANPIKSAYFLEPAGFSYNFKSVLIVVSAFLFCFGNLLISPLLLITSIKKLLVEHRPIFFYLIMSIALFFFWIAAMPRLFVYLIPVFAIFTVPPVLETLSKPWFKSKFYLITLFINTIVFILFRMEYRYHFLVLGKWFLLVFLVLSVATMLFFIADKAKLFLGFLALSILVSAVAYTIRFKDVYRTVYQAVLFSKDLDGKIAYSDETGITSWYLAGHDTLYFDDTDGEESVDFLRSQSVKYALVTNEFDEYRRLIFLEREDRENDVELVKKFTINDGGYIRYSKIFRLKY; encoded by the coding sequence ATGAAATTATCTAAAAAGCAACTAATTTTGGTGGGGAGTTTTTTGTTTTTTTATTTCGTTATTAAAGTTGCTCTGTATTTTTTAAATCCCACGGAGGTTGGTGATTCTTACCGTTTTTTAAAAGCGGGGCTTTCTCTGTCCTCTTTTAGCTACCCGCTAAATGAAAAACGCCTTCCTCTTTTTCCTTGGTTTTTATCCTTAGGAGTAAACAAGTTTGTTTCTAACGAAATTAAGTTTTTTGATCCAATCTGGTGGGGAAGATTTGTAGCCACAGTTTTTTGTTTGGGATCGTTACTTTTAACATTTAAAATATCTTTAAGGCTTTTTAATAATTTTAGAATTGCCTTTTTTACTCTACTACTCACTGCACTTTCCCCAATTTTCTTTTATGGAACATCACGGGTTCTTGCCGAAGGGCAGTTCGCTTTTTTTCTGCTGTTATTCTTATATCTTTATCTTCTTAAGAAAAAGTATTTAGTTCTAGGATTAGTTGCGGGGCTATGCTTTTTAACTAGGTATGAAGGAGCTTTGCTGATATTTGCTTTTGGTTTGGACGCTCTAATTGCCAAAAAATTTAGGAACTTCGGGCTTTTGGTGCTGGGGTTTACCCTGGTTGCAAGTCCCGTAATTGTTCGCAATATATTAATTTTTGCTAATCCAATAAAATCGGCTTATTTTTTGGAGCCTGCTGGTTTTAGCTACAACTTTAAATCAGTACTCATCGTCGTCTCGGCTTTTTTGTTTTGTTTTGGAAATTTGCTCATTTCTCCTTTGTTGCTAATCACATCAATTAAAAAACTTCTTGTTGAGCATCGTCCCATATTTTTCTATTTGATTATGAGTATTGCCCTATTCTTTTTTTGGATTGCGGCAATGCCCCGTTTGTTTGTTTACCTAATTCCAGTTTTTGCTATCTTTACAGTTCCTCCAGTATTGGAGACATTGTCTAAACCTTGGTTTAAATCTAAATTCTACCTTATAACACTATTTATAAATACTATAGTGTTTATTTTGTTTAGAATGGAATACCGTTATCATTTTTTGGTTTTGGGCAAATGGTTTTTGCTGGTATTTTTAGTATTGTCAGTTGCTACAATGCTATTTTTTATTGCGGATAAAGCCAAACTTTTCCTGGGTTTTTTAGCGCTTTCAATACTTGTTTCCGCGGTTGCCTATACAATTCGTTTTAAAGATGTTTATCGGACTGTATATCAAGCCGTGCTCTTCTCTAAAGATTTAGATGGGAAAATAGCCTACAGCGACGAAACCGGTATTACCTCATGGTATTTAGCTGGTCATGACACATTATATTTTGACGACACTGATGGGGAAGAAAGCGTTGATTTTTTAAGATCACAAAGTGTTAAGTACGCTCTAGTTACGAACGAATTCGATGAGTACAGGCGCCTGATTTTTTTGGAAAGGGAGGATAGAGAAAACGATGTTGAGCTTGTAAAGAAATTTACAATAAATGATGGTGGTTATATTAGGTACTCAAAGATTTTTCGGTTAAAATATTAA
- a CDS encoding glycosyltransferase family 39 protein — translation MSILSKINLSHLKYLFLIPIVLGWFYYQGYYLSRNSYPFDDQSDYLSYAIQIKDTGGVLKFPYNLVTNNFSENRKNPLYAVLLSPFAKANPSFFRDAKFINYILSFTLLITIFGVVLKSFGIVPAMAVAVVFSCNKFLIEEFAVVVPDSLFVGLCAVSWFFLWRGLEENASKKLIWGMGVASLAFFAKPAGILVLLSYIFSVGLIFKFKVLSNRNFWLSLVTFFLVSSPLFLRNIIVYRNPFYNNNTSLLWIDNRQERRAVGFRENPPTALNYFKTHQLGNEVSQLAQNSVRILSNVSLIALFEVQQLRYPIILLGLMLLGMLFDPQKKRALFSMVLFGAFFVFFSYNYRVSPHYRHLIPVGFLFICYPTFFLVSILKSSKVLKLLMLLISFTPLILAYQTGKVVPLPKVEAGLIEMPSEQSALINFAQINFTKDTIYIKGNEERLSYEWYTSISGVKIIHPYLNSFAEFVNFIKENKIRYIILGSSTVYSFPEIYDGYFNFNSGRVKIVTTPKNWSLVFSYSGNDENKLPRVLVYEII, via the coding sequence ATGAGCATCTTGTCGAAAATTAATTTATCCCATTTAAAATATCTTTTTCTTATACCAATAGTATTAGGCTGGTTTTATTACCAAGGATACTACCTTTCTCGCAATTCGTACCCCTTTGACGATCAATCCGATTATTTATCCTATGCTATCCAAATCAAAGATACTGGTGGGGTATTAAAATTTCCCTATAATCTTGTTACTAACAACTTTAGCGAGAATCGGAAAAACCCTTTATATGCTGTTTTACTCTCTCCCTTTGCCAAGGCAAATCCAAGTTTTTTTAGGGATGCCAAGTTTATAAACTATATTTTGTCTTTTACTCTACTAATTACTATTTTTGGCGTGGTTCTAAAGTCGTTTGGAATCGTTCCAGCTATGGCTGTAGCGGTTGTTTTTTCCTGCAATAAATTCTTAATCGAAGAATTTGCGGTGGTTGTTCCAGATAGTCTTTTTGTTGGTCTTTGTGCCGTATCGTGGTTTTTTCTCTGGAGAGGACTAGAAGAAAATGCGTCAAAAAAATTAATTTGGGGTATGGGGGTAGCGTCGCTGGCTTTTTTTGCCAAGCCCGCCGGGATTTTAGTTTTATTATCTTATATTTTTTCGGTAGGGTTAATCTTTAAATTTAAAGTTTTATCAAATAGAAACTTTTGGTTATCGTTAGTTACATTTTTCTTAGTTTCCTCCCCACTTTTTTTGCGTAATATCATTGTCTATAGGAATCCTTTCTATAACAATAACACCTCGCTATTATGGATTGATAATAGGCAGGAGAGAAGGGCAGTTGGTTTTAGGGAAAATCCCCCCACAGCTTTGAATTATTTTAAAACACATCAGCTTGGTAATGAAGTTTCTCAGCTAGCCCAAAATTCTGTAAGGATTTTATCTAATGTTTCTTTAATTGCCTTGTTTGAGGTACAACAACTGCGTTATCCTATTATCCTTTTAGGATTAATGTTGCTCGGGATGTTATTTGACCCGCAAAAAAAGCGAGCATTGTTTTCGATGGTTCTTTTTGGTGCGTTTTTTGTCTTTTTTTCCTACAATTATCGGGTTAGTCCTCATTACCGCCATCTTATTCCGGTTGGGTTTTTGTTTATTTGCTACCCGACTTTCTTTCTAGTTTCTATACTTAAGTCATCTAAGGTACTTAAGTTACTTATGCTTTTAATCTCGTTTACCCCACTAATACTGGCATATCAAACGGGGAAAGTTGTTCCATTGCCCAAAGTAGAGGCTGGGTTAATAGAAATGCCGTCGGAGCAATCGGCGTTGATAAATTTTGCGCAAATTAATTTTACTAAAGATACAATTTACATTAAAGGCAACGAAGAACGGTTGTCATATGAGTGGTATACCAGTATTTCGGGGGTAAAAATAATTCACCCCTACCTAAATTCCTTTGCGGAGTTTGTAAATTTTATAAAGGAAAACAAAATTAGATATATTATTTTGGGTTCATCAACGGTGTATTCATTTCCAGAGATTTATGATGGGTATTTTAACTTTAACTCTGGAAGGGTAAAAATTGTTACAACCCCCAAAAATTGGAGTTTAGTATTTTCTTACTCCGGCAATGACGAAAACAAATTGCCCAGAGTACTAGTTTATGAAATTATCTAA